The Cellulosimicrobium sp. ES-005 genome segment AGCTCGTCGGGTCGGCCGCCCGCGCGACCGCGCGCGGCGGACGCGCGTCCGCCGGCGCGCGCGACGCCGCTGGTGCCTCCGCCGACCTCGACGACCCGTCGCGCACCGTCCTGCGCGCACCGCTGGGCGGGGTGGTGTGGCGCGTGGAGACGCCGCCGGGGCGACGCGTCACCGAGGGCACGCCCGTGGTCGTCCTCGAGGCGATGAAGCTCGAGCTGCCCGTGCTGTCCCCGTCCGACGGCCACGTCCTCGACGTCGTGGTGCGCCCCGGCGACCACGTGCGCGCCGGCGACCCTCTCGCCGTCGTCGACCTCGACACCTGACACGCCGCCGGCGCGCCGGCGCCTAACGCGTCGTGAAGAGCCGCGCGGCCCGCGACTCGGCGTCCGCGTACGTCTGGGCGGCCGCGCCGAGCGCCGCCGTGATGTCGTCGAGCGCGAGCTCGACGTGGTTCTGCGTGGTCTGCCACTGCGTCATCACGCCCGTGAACGACGTCGCCGCCCCGCCGCGCCACGACGCCTGCAGGTCGGTGAGGTGGCGCATCATGGCGCCGACCTCGGCCCGGATCGCGGTCACCGACCCGTTCACCGCCGCGCTCGCCTGGGCCACCCGTGCGCTGTCGACCTCGTACCTGCTCATGTCGTCTCCG includes the following:
- a CDS encoding WXG100 family type VII secretion target; the protein is MSRYEVDSARVAQASAAVNGSVTAIRAEVGAMMRHLTDLQASWRGGAATSFTGVMTQWQTTQNHVELALDDITAALGAAAQTYADAESRAARLFTTR